The Rhodothermales bacterium genome includes a region encoding these proteins:
- a CDS encoding PAS domain S-box protein — protein sequence MELNRPDDPSPETADSTAARAAFTIVGVGASAGGLKAFAEFFAGLPGAPGMAFVLVQHLAPDHESELAELLQNHTALRVIQVEDGVRAEPGSVYVIPPGKALSIRDGVLRLDEPARPHGHRAPIDDFFRSLAADQGERAVAVVLSGTGSDGTLGLKKLKEVGGLTAAQDPTDAEYDGMPRSAVGTGLVDVVLPARELGGRLVELRQRGQPLPPLPESLSEPDSEALAQIFARLRAGTGHDFSRYKQTTVLRRIGRRMQVTGAADLRAYARALRTAPREVEALLQDLLISVTNFFRDPEAFAALEREVIPAMFAGKRAGAQVRVWVPGCATGEEAYAIAILLSEYAARLDAPPALQVFATDIDEGALAFARAGVYPETIAADVSPDRLERFFEREAGAYRVSEHLRERVLFASHNLLKDPPFSNLDLVSCRNLLIYLQRGTQQRIFELFAYALRTPGFLFLGTSESVEGTRDFFTTLDKKQRLFRARGVAPRPRFPITPSLPATPLREPAEPPEAPVPEPPPASLDDLHQRLLLAHHVPPSVLVNPRHEILHVAGDVSRYLAFAPGRPTSDLLKVVRTGLRPELRTALFHAAERGRTTERLRIRTRLDGEPAHVVLTVRPLGERDGAEGLVQVVFEEEPVAVEATPPTDGAAPPALEPLEAELERTKARLQSTIEEYETSNEELKASNEELLSMNEELQSTSEELETGREELQSVNEELVTVNHELKTKIEELGHTNADLKNLIDSTDVATLFLDRDLRITRSTPRLRELFNVLPTDRGRPIGHLTRNVAYPAFIDDARRVLETLDAVEREVEADDGRRFLTRIVPYRTAAEQVDGVVATFLDISRRVEAEETANRREARFRRVIADAPFPILLHAEDGEILQISRALTELSGYAPEDIPTLDAWTERAYGERAVSVAGHIDRLYALDTRVEEGEYRVRTKDGEERVWQFSSSPVGTDGQGRRLVVSMAADVTERKLAEDALRANKQRLRLAVDAAEMGTWDLDVRTGEAVRSPRHDAIFGYAEPLPAWTYEQFLDHVHPDDRDSISQSFDAAIAAGTEWHFEGRIHRADGALRWIWARGVPHRDESGEVARFVGGIIDITKRKEAEAVREVEAGRQTALAAFGLYALTETDTQALFDRAVAVVHEALGADFTKVLELQPASADGEATLLLRSGIGWQPGLTGTATVPTDAGSQGGYTLTVDQPVLVGDMDRETRFQGPALLTDHGVASGVSVVIGGLDAPFGVFGTHSRTPEAFDAADARFLQSVANAVASAVDRIEAIDHLEERVAARTRTLRESEARLRLLYDVISQPADDVGEQIDRALHLTTDLLGLDVGILSHIEGDTYTVERCYAPGTGLEPGQTFAVGETPCAITLTGEKPLMIGQLSASAHRGHPCRDAFDIECYAGAPVRVGGAVRGTLNFTSATPRAEPFSDGDRELVALLAQWVGTALEREAAEDALREQKAWSELLIESSHDGILAIDTAHRYTAWNAGMERISGLGRDDVLGRVAAEVFPFLEESGETIYQQAALDGKHLTSQNRPYTIPETGRSGFYEARYTPLRNAEGAVVGGLGVVRDVTEQKRAQEQIEQSEQLLAGVLLSSLDGITAFEALRGADGQIEDLVWLVANPAAAALARQNAADLLGARLSETLPGIRASGYFDDFVGVIETGKPSRGLRYYTAGPVKGWFEHTAVKLGDGLTVTIRDVTEQKEAERALRESEERFRGLFEGSPDAIFVESLDGVVLDVNPAAARLHNTTREWLIGRDLGELVPPAYRERAQADFERLARGDTSLLESHSYTADGLVVPVEVRTDRVTYGGQEALLLHVRDVAERDAAERALRESEERFAKAFHAAPVAMTISTFHENRFLDVNGSYCALTGFSRDELLGRTAEELGIMPDGTPAIPHAAQLETTGSASAVEFVIHTKDGVLRDVLVSAELIEISGLTCILGIGFDVTERKRLEREVIEAAELERRRIGQDLHDELGQQLTGAAFLGQVLTQRLTAGDRPEADAASQLTDLINRALAEMRDLSRLLSPVDVQAEGLMDALQQLADQTERVFDVACWLRTDGDVGVADNVAATHLFRIAQEAVNNAVKHAAPSEIEIALARSGEGLRLTITDDGIGIDPAMIQQSSGLGLRTMRYRAALIGARLDIEPGEHGSVVAVLLADADG from the coding sequence GGCGGGGGGGCTCAAGGCGTTCGCCGAGTTCTTCGCCGGACTGCCGGGGGCGCCGGGCATGGCGTTCGTCCTCGTGCAGCACCTCGCGCCAGACCACGAGAGCGAGCTCGCCGAACTGCTCCAGAACCACACGGCGCTCCGCGTAATCCAGGTCGAGGACGGGGTCCGCGCCGAGCCGGGTAGCGTCTACGTCATCCCCCCCGGCAAAGCCCTCTCCATTCGGGACGGCGTCCTCCGCCTCGACGAGCCCGCGCGCCCCCACGGCCACCGCGCGCCCATCGACGACTTCTTCCGCTCGCTCGCGGCGGACCAGGGCGAGCGCGCCGTCGCCGTCGTCCTCTCGGGGACCGGAAGTGACGGCACGCTCGGGCTCAAGAAGCTGAAGGAGGTCGGCGGCCTCACCGCCGCGCAGGACCCCACCGACGCCGAGTACGATGGGATGCCGCGCAGCGCCGTCGGCACCGGGCTCGTGGACGTCGTCCTCCCGGCGCGAGAGCTCGGCGGCCGGCTCGTCGAACTCCGGCAGCGGGGGCAGCCCCTCCCCCCCCTCCCCGAGTCGCTCTCCGAGCCCGACAGCGAGGCGCTCGCGCAGATCTTCGCCCGTCTCCGCGCCGGCACCGGCCACGACTTCTCGCGCTACAAGCAGACGACCGTCCTCCGCCGGATCGGCCGGCGGATGCAGGTCACGGGCGCGGCCGACCTCCGCGCCTACGCCCGCGCACTCCGCACCGCCCCCCGCGAGGTGGAGGCCCTCCTCCAAGACCTCCTCATCTCCGTCACCAACTTCTTCCGCGACCCCGAGGCCTTCGCCGCGCTCGAACGGGAGGTCATCCCGGCGATGTTCGCGGGGAAGCGCGCCGGGGCGCAGGTGCGCGTGTGGGTGCCGGGCTGCGCCACGGGCGAGGAGGCCTACGCCATCGCGATCCTCCTCAGCGAGTACGCCGCCCGCCTCGACGCCCCGCCCGCGCTCCAGGTCTTCGCCACGGACATCGACGAAGGCGCGCTCGCCTTCGCCCGCGCCGGCGTCTACCCCGAGACGATCGCGGCCGACGTCTCGCCCGACCGGCTCGAACGGTTCTTCGAACGCGAGGCCGGGGCGTACCGCGTGAGCGAGCACCTCCGCGAGCGCGTGCTCTTCGCCTCGCACAACCTCCTCAAGGACCCGCCGTTCTCCAACCTCGACCTCGTCTCCTGCCGCAACCTCCTCATCTACCTCCAGCGGGGCACGCAGCAGCGGATCTTCGAGCTCTTCGCCTACGCCCTCCGCACGCCCGGCTTCCTGTTCCTCGGCACGTCGGAGTCTGTGGAGGGCACGCGGGACTTCTTCACGACGCTCGACAAGAAGCAGCGGCTGTTCCGGGCGCGCGGCGTGGCGCCCCGCCCTCGGTTCCCCATCACGCCCTCCCTCCCGGCAACGCCCCTCCGAGAGCCCGCCGAGCCGCCGGAAGCGCCCGTCCCCGAGCCGCCCCCGGCCTCCCTCGACGACCTCCACCAGCGGCTCCTCCTCGCGCACCACGTCCCGCCGAGCGTGCTCGTCAACCCGAGGCACGAGATCCTCCACGTCGCCGGCGACGTCAGCCGCTACCTCGCCTTCGCCCCCGGCCGTCCCACGAGCGACCTCCTCAAGGTCGTCCGCACCGGGCTCCGGCCCGAGCTCCGCACCGCCCTCTTCCACGCCGCCGAGCGCGGGCGGACGACGGAACGCCTCCGCATTCGCACCCGCCTCGATGGGGAGCCCGCCCACGTCGTCCTCACCGTCCGCCCCCTCGGCGAGCGGGACGGGGCGGAGGGCCTCGTCCAGGTCGTGTTCGAGGAGGAGCCCGTCGCGGTGGAGGCCACGCCGCCCACCGACGGCGCGGCGCCGCCCGCGCTCGAACCCCTGGAAGCTGAGCTGGAACGGACGAAGGCCCGGCTCCAGAGCACGATCGAGGAATACGAGACGAGCAACGAGGAACTCAAGGCGTCGAACGAGGAGCTCCTCTCGATGAACGAGGAGCTCCAGAGCACGAGCGAGGAACTGGAGACCGGGCGCGAAGAGCTCCAGAGCGTGAACGAGGAACTCGTCACCGTCAACCACGAGCTCAAGACGAAGATCGAGGAGTTGGGTCACACGAACGCCGACCTCAAAAACCTCATCGACTCCACCGACGTCGCGACGCTCTTCCTCGACCGCGACCTCCGCATCACGCGGTCCACGCCCCGCCTCCGCGAGCTCTTCAACGTCCTCCCCACCGACCGCGGGCGGCCCATCGGCCACCTCACCCGGAACGTCGCCTACCCCGCCTTCATCGACGACGCCCGGCGCGTCCTCGAGACGCTCGACGCGGTGGAGCGCGAGGTCGAGGCCGACGACGGCCGCCGCTTCCTCACCCGCATCGTCCCCTACCGCACGGCTGCCGAGCAGGTCGACGGGGTGGTGGCGACGTTCCTCGACATCTCGCGCCGCGTCGAGGCCGAAGAGACCGCGAACCGCCGCGAGGCCCGGTTCCGCCGGGTGATCGCCGACGCGCCCTTCCCCATCCTGCTCCACGCCGAGGACGGGGAGATCCTCCAGATCAGCCGGGCGCTGACGGAGCTGAGTGGCTATGCCCCCGAGGATATCCCCACGCTCGATGCCTGGACCGAGCGCGCTTACGGAGAACGCGCCGTCAGCGTGGCGGGCCACATCGACCGGCTCTACGCACTCGACACCCGGGTGGAGGAGGGGGAGTACCGCGTCCGCACGAAAGACGGGGAGGAGCGCGTCTGGCAGTTCTCCTCCTCCCCTGTCGGCACGGACGGGCAGGGGCGGCGGCTCGTCGTCTCGATGGCGGCCGACGTCACCGAGCGGAAACTCGCCGAGGACGCCCTCCGCGCCAACAAGCAGCGCCTCCGCCTCGCCGTCGACGCGGCGGAGATGGGGACGTGGGACCTCGACGTGCGGACCGGCGAGGCCGTCCGCTCCCCGCGCCACGACGCGATTTTCGGCTACGCCGAGCCGCTCCCGGCGTGGACCTACGAGCAGTTCCTCGACCACGTCCACCCCGACGACCGGGACTCGATCAGCCAGAGCTTCGACGCCGCGATCGCCGCCGGGACCGAGTGGCACTTCGAGGGCCGCATCCACCGGGCCGACGGCGCGCTCCGCTGGATCTGGGCGCGCGGCGTCCCCCACCGCGACGAGAGCGGGGAGGTCGCCCGCTTCGTCGGCGGCATCATCGACATCACCAAGCGGAAGGAGGCCGAGGCCGTGCGCGAGGTCGAGGCGGGCCGGCAGACCGCGCTCGCCGCCTTCGGCCTCTACGCCCTCACCGAGACGGACACGCAAGCCCTCTTCGACCGCGCCGTCGCCGTCGTCCACGAGGCGCTCGGGGCGGACTTCACGAAGGTGCTCGAGCTCCAGCCCGCCAGCGCCGACGGCGAGGCAACCCTCCTCCTCCGCTCCGGCATCGGGTGGCAACCGGGCCTCACCGGCACCGCGACCGTCCCGACGGACGCGGGCTCGCAGGGCGGCTACACGCTCACCGTAGACCAGCCCGTCCTCGTCGGGGACATGGACCGGGAGACGCGCTTCCAGGGCCCCGCCCTCCTCACCGACCACGGCGTGGCGAGCGGCGTGAGCGTCGTCATCGGCGGGCTCGACGCGCCGTTCGGCGTCTTCGGCACGCACAGCCGCACGCCGGAGGCCTTCGACGCCGCCGACGCCCGCTTCCTCCAATCCGTCGCGAACGCCGTGGCCTCGGCCGTCGACCGGATCGAGGCGATAGACCACCTCGAAGAGCGCGTCGCAGCGCGGACGCGGACGCTGCGCGAGAGCGAGGCCCGCCTCCGCCTCCTCTACGACGTGATCTCCCAGCCCGCCGACGACGTCGGGGAGCAGATCGACCGCGCGCTCCACCTCACGACGGACCTCCTCGGCCTCGACGTCGGCATCCTCAGCCACATCGAGGGCGACACGTACACCGTCGAGCGCTGCTACGCCCCCGGCACCGGGCTTGAGCCGGGGCAGACGTTCGCCGTCGGCGAGACGCCGTGCGCGATCACGCTGACGGGGGAGAAGCCGCTGATGATCGGGCAGCTCAGCGCCTCCGCGCACCGGGGCCACCCGTGCCGCGACGCCTTCGACATCGAGTGCTACGCCGGCGCGCCGGTCCGCGTGGGCGGGGCCGTCCGCGGCACGCTGAACTTCACGAGCGCGACGCCCCGTGCCGAGCCGTTCTCCGACGGCGACCGCGAGCTCGTCGCCCTCCTCGCGCAGTGGGTGGGGACGGCGCTGGAGCGGGAGGCGGCCGAGGACGCGCTCCGCGAGCAGAAGGCGTGGTCCGAGCTGCTCATCGAGAGCTCGCACGACGGCATCCTCGCCATCGACACGGCGCACCGCTACACCGCGTGGAACGCCGGAATGGAGCGGATCTCCGGGCTCGGCCGCGACGACGTCCTCGGCCGCGTCGCCGCCGAGGTCTTCCCCTTCCTCGAGGAATCCGGCGAGACGATCTACCAGCAGGCGGCGCTCGACGGCAAGCACCTGACCTCGCAGAACCGGCCCTACACCATCCCCGAGACCGGACGCTCGGGGTTCTACGAGGCCCGCTACACCCCCCTCCGCAACGCCGAGGGTGCCGTCGTCGGTGGGCTCGGCGTCGTCCGCGACGTGACCGAACAGAAGCGGGCGCAGGAACAGATCGAGCAGTCCGAGCAGCTCCTCGCCGGCGTCCTCCTCTCGTCGCTCGACGGGATCACGGCGTTCGAAGCCCTGCGCGGCGCGGACGGCCAGATCGAGGACCTCGTGTGGCTCGTCGCGAACCCCGCCGCCGCCGCCCTCGCCCGGCAGAACGCGGCGGACCTCCTCGGCGCGCGCCTCAGCGAGACGCTGCCGGGCATCCGTGCGAGCGGGTACTTCGACGATTTCGTCGGCGTCATCGAGACTGGGAAGCCCTCGCGCGGCCTCCGCTACTACACGGCCGGCCCCGTCAAAGGATGGTTTGAGCATACCGCCGTCAAACTCGGCGACGGGCTCACGGTGACGATCCGCGATGTCACCGAGCAGAAAGAAGCGGAGCGGGCCCTCCGCGAGAGCGAGGAGCGCTTCCGCGGGCTGTTCGAGGGCTCGCCCGACGCCATCTTCGTCGAGAGCCTCGACGGCGTCGTGCTCGACGTGAACCCCGCCGCCGCCCGCCTCCACAACACGACGCGGGAGTGGCTCATCGGCCGCGACCTCGGCGAGCTCGTCCCTCCCGCCTACCGCGAGCGAGCGCAGGCCGACTTCGAGCGGCTCGCGCGCGGGGACACCTCCCTCCTCGAGAGCCACAGCTACACCGCCGACGGCCTCGTCGTCCCCGTCGAGGTGCGGACCGACCGGGTCACGTACGGCGGGCAAGAGGCCCTGCTGCTCCACGTCCGCGACGTGGCCGAGCGCGACGCGGCCGAGCGCGCCCTCCGCGAGAGCGAGGAGCGCTTCGCGAAGGCGTTCCACGCCGCCCCCGTCGCCATGACGATCTCGACGTTCCACGAGAACCGGTTCCTCGACGTCAACGGGAGCTACTGCGCCCTCACCGGCTTCTCCCGCGACGAGCTCCTCGGCCGGACCGCCGAGGAACTCGGGATCATGCCCGACGGCACGCCGGCCATTCCCCACGCCGCCCAGCTCGAGACGACGGGCAGCGCGAGTGCGGTGGAATTCGTCATCCACACCAAAGACGGCGTCCTCCGCGACGTCCTCGTCTCGGCCGAGCTCATCGAGATCAGCGGGCTCACGTGCATCCTCGGCATCGGGTTCGATGTGACGGAGCGGAAGCGGCTGGAGCGCGAGGTGATCGAGGCGGCCGAGCTCGAGCGCCGCCGGATCGGGCAGGACCTCCACGACGAGCTCGGGCAGCAGCTCACGGGCGCGGCGTTCCTCGGCCAGGTCCTCACCCAGCGCCTCACGGCCGGGGACCGGCCCGAGGCCGATGCCGCCAGCCAACTCACCGACCTTATCAACCGTGCGCTCGCCGAGATGCGCGACCTCTCGCGCCTCCTCTCGCCCGTGGACGTGCAGGCCGAGGGGCTGATGGACGCGCTCCAACAACTCGCCGACCAGACCGAGCGCGTCTTCGACGTCGCCTGCTGGCTCCGCACGGATGGCGACGTCGGCGTGGCCGATAACGTGGCGGCCACCCACCTCTTCCGCATCGCGCAGGAGGCCGTCAACAACGCCGTCAAGCACGCCGCCCCGTCCGAGATCGAGATCGCGCTCGCGCGCAGCGGCGAGGGCCTCCGCCTCACGATCACCGACGACGGCATCGGCATCGACCCGGCGATGATCCAGCAGTCGTCCGGGCTCGGGCTCCGCACGATGCGGTACCGCGCCGCCCTCATCGGCGCGCGGCTCGACATCGAACCCGGCGAGCACGGCAGCGTCGTGGCCGTGCTCCTAGCCGACGCCGACGGCTAA